The genomic DNA TAACATGATTTTGCTTGGCGACCCCAAATCCGATATTTTGAGACTACGGGATTTCCCAGCTACTTTGGTTGGTTTCCATATACATTGAAAAGTGGACAGTTTACTTGCTACAAAGGCGGACATTTCTATTTGTTGCTAACAGGTAAGAAAATTTTCACTTGACGCATATCATAATTATGATAATTTAAAGTACCAATTATGATAGGAGGTGCGATATGCCTTTGATAAGACCTATATCTGACTTGCGCAATCGGGCACTTGAAATATCCGAGATTTGCCATGCCGAGGGACAACCCATTTTCATCACACGCAATGGCAAGGGTGACATGGTTGTTATGAGCCAGGCTCATTACGAACGCCTGCAAAGCTTGATTGAATTGTATCAAAAGCTGGGGGAAGCTGAAGTTTTGGATGCGGAGGGAGAAAAGGGGATTTCCC from Desulfobacterales bacterium includes the following:
- a CDS encoding type II toxin-antitoxin system prevent-host-death family antitoxin → MPLIRPISDLRNRALEISEICHAEGQPIFITRNGKGDMVVMSQAHYERLQSLIELYQKLGEAEVLDAEGEKGISHTDLMKKLKNKIK